Proteins encoded together in one Triticum dicoccoides isolate Atlit2015 ecotype Zavitan chromosome 7B, WEW_v2.0, whole genome shotgun sequence window:
- the LOC119337201 gene encoding GDSL esterase/lipase At5g45910-like, with protein MASSPLLVALVMVSACSLAVSGQKFNAIYSFGDSMSDTGNLCVNGPPAGLTLTQPPYGETFFGRATCRCSDGRLVVDFLAEKFGLPLLKPSKQGGANFKQGANMAIIGATAMGSSFFQSLGVGDKIWNNGPLDSQIQWFQNLLPSVCGSSCKTYLSKSLFVLGELGGNDYNAQLFGGYTPEQAAGQSPTIVDAIGAGAEKLIGLGAMYVVIPGVLPVGCFPIYLTLYQTSNADDYDQYGCLKRFNALSARHNLLLQSKVSSLQSKYPYAKIMYADFYSHVFDMVKSPTSYGFSTNLRACCGAGGGKYNYQNGARCGMSGASACGNPSSSLSWDGIHLTEAAYKKIADGWVNGPYCHPAILS; from the exons ATGGCGTCCTCTCCGCTGCTCGTGGCGCTTGTGATGGTCTCGGCGTGCTCCCTGGCCGTATCCGGCCAGAAGTTCAACGCCATCTACAGCTTCGGCGACTCCATGTCCGACACCGGCAACCTCTGCGTCAACGGGCCCCCCGCCGGCCTCACCCTCACCCAGCCCCCCTACGGCGAGACCTTCTTCGGCCGCGCCACCTGCCGCTGCTCCGACGGCCGCCTCGTCGTCGACTTCCTCG CCGAGAAGTTCGGGCTGCCGCTGCTGAAGCCGTCGAAGCAGGGCGGCGCGAACTTCAAGCAGGGCGCCAACATGGCCATCATCGGCGCCACCGCCATGGGCTCCAGCTTCTTCCAGTCACTCGGCGTCGGCGACAAGATCTGGAACAACGGGCCCCTCGACAGCCAGATCCAGTGGTTCCAGAACCTCCTCCCCTCCGTCTGCGGCTCAT CGTGCAAGACGTACCTGTCCAAGTCCCTGTTCGTGCTGGGCGAGCTGGGCGGGAACGACTACAACGCGCAGCTCTTCGGCGGCTACACGCCGGAGCAGGCGGCCGGGCAGAGCCCCACCATCGTGGACGCCATCGGCGCCGGCGCCGAGAAGCTCATCGGGCTGGGCGCCATGTACGTCGTCATCCCCGGGGTGCTCCCCGTCGGCTGCTTCCCCATCTACCTCACGCTCTACCAGACCTCCAACGCCGACGACTACGACCAGTACGGCTGCCTCAAGCGGTTCAACGCGCTGTCGGCCCGACACAACTTGCTGCTCCAGAGCAAGGTGAGCAGCCTGCAGAGCAAGTACCCCTACGCCAAGATCATGTACGCCGACTTCTACTCCCACGTCTTCGACATGGTCAAGAGCCCCACCAGCTACG GGTTCAGCACGAACCTGAGGGCGTgctgcggcgccggcggcggcaagTACAACTACCAGAACGGCGCCAGGTGCGGCATGTCCGGCGCGTCGGCGTGCGGCAACCCGTCGTCGTCGCTGAGCTGGGACGGGATCCACCTGACGGAGGCGGCCTACAAGAAGATCGCCGACGGCTGGGTCAACGGGCCCTACTGCCACCCGGCCATCCTCTCCTAG
- the LOC119335776 gene encoding acidic endochitinase-like: MASRSSSLLQLLVLIVAQFLGSEASGISIYWGQNGGEGTLAETCATGNYKFVNLAFLAAFGNGQPPVLNLAGHCDPTNGGCANLSSDIKSCQSRGVKVILSIGGGAGSYYLSSTQDAKNVATYLWNNFLGGKSSSRPLGDAVLDGIDFDIEGGTPLHWDDLARFLKGYSNSGRRVYLTAAPQCPFPDAWVGGALNTGLFDYLWVQFYNNAPCQYTSGSTTNLADAWKQWLTVPAKQIFLGLPASPQAAGSGFIPVDDLKSDVLPLIKSTGKYGGIMLWSKYYDDQDGYSSSVKSDV, from the coding sequence ATGGCTAGCAGATCATCATCCCTGCTGCAACTGCTGGTACTGATAGTGGCGCAGTTCCTCGGGTCGGAAGCCAGCGGCATTTCCATCTACTGGGGCCAGAATGGCGGCGAGGGCACGCTGGCTGAGACCTGCGCTACCGGCAACTACAAATTTGTCAACCTCGCCTTCCTCGCCGCGTTTGGCAATGGCCAACCGCCGGTCCTCAACCTGGCAGGCCACTGCGACCCGACCAACGGCGGCTGCGCGAACCTAAGCTCCGACATCAAGTCATGCCAGAGCCGCGGTGTCAAGGTGATTCTCTCGATCGGTGGTGGGGCAGGCAGCTACTACCTTTCCTCGACCCAGGACGCCAAGAATGTCGCAACGTACCTGTGGAACAACTTCTTGGGAGGTAAGTCATCTTCGCGGCCTCTCGGCGATGCAGTCCTCGACGGCATTGACTTCGATATTGAGGGCGGCACACCCCTTCATTGGGACGATCTTGCGAGGTTCCTTaaaggatacagcaactccggcaggAGAGTCTACCTGACTGCCGCACCACAATGCCCTTTCCCTGATGCGTGGGTGGGTGGCGCTCTCAACACCGGCCTCTTTGACTATTTATGGGTGCAATTCTACAACAACGCACCCTGTCAGTATACCTCAGGTAGCACTACCAATCTAGCTGACGCATGGAAGCAGTGGTTGACAGTTCCAGCAAAGCAGATCTTCCTCGGCCTCCCGGCGTCACCTCAGGCTGCCGGGAGCGGGTTCATCCCAGTTGATGATCTAAAGTCAGATGTTCTCCCATTGATCAAGAGCACAGGGAAGTATGGAGGGATCATGTTGTGGTCCAAATACTATGATGACCAGGATGGCTACAGCTCTTCGGTGAAGAGTGATGTTTGA
- the LOC119340968 gene encoding GDSL esterase/lipase At5g45910-like: MARRITGVIAAAGFMLLLGASSCFFLLASADRDGGAMRYNAMFNFGDSLSDTGNLCVNKSAAEELLLTFANPPYGMTYFGHPTCRCSDGRLVVDFLAQSLGLPFLPPSKLPGADFRKGANMAIVGATALDFEFLKSIGLGYPIWNNGAINVQLQWFRDLLPRICGTPQSCRPYLARSLFLLGSIGGNDYNAMLFFGFNVSRAKSYAPNVVDNIATALERLIELGAVDIVVPGTLPIGCVALYLAVLPSRHKSDYDEHGCLKPLNDLVMYHNSLLQDRLNRARARHGPAARIMYADYYAYAMDMLRDPARFGFTAAVAACCGAGGGPYNFQLDARCGMKGATACGDPWRHESWDGVHPTEAVNRLVADGWLRGPSCHPPILQ, from the coding sequence ATGGCTCGGCGAATCACTGGTGTCATTGCCGCCGCCGGCTTCATGCTCCTCCTCGGTGCCAGCAGCTGCTTCTTCCTGCTGGCATCCGCAGACAGGGACGGCGGGGCCATGCGGTACAACGCCATGTTCAACTTCGGCGACTCGCTGTCGGACACGGGCAACCTCTGCGTGAACAAGTCGGCGGCGGAGGAGCTCCTGCTCACCTTCGCCAACCCGCCCTACGGCATGACCTACTTCGGCCACCCCACCTGCCGCTGCTCCGACGGCCGCCTCGTCGTCGACTTCCTCGCGCAGTCGCTGGGCCTCCCTTTTCTTCCCCCGTCCAAGCTCCCCGGCGCCGACTTCCGGAAGGGCGCCAACATGGCCATCGTGGGCGCCACGGCGCTGGACTTCGAGTTCCTCAAGTCCATCGGCCTCGGCTACCCGATCTGGAACAACGGTGCCATCAACGTGCAGCTCCAGTGGTTCCGCGACCTCCTCCCCCGCATCTGCGGGACGCCGCAGAGCTGCAGGCCCTACCTCGCCAGGTCCCTCTTCCTCCTCGGCTCCATCGGCGGCAACGACTACAACGCCATGCTCTTCTTCGGCTTCAACGTCAGCCGCGCCAAGAGCTACGCCCCCAACGTCGTCGACAATATCGCCACCGCCCTCGAGAGGCTGATCGAGCTGGGCGCGGTGGACATCGTGGTGCCGGGGACGCTGCCCATCGGGTGCGTCGCGCTCTACCTCGCGGTGCTGCCGAGCCGCCACAAGTCGGACTACGACGAGCACGGCTGCCTCAAGCCGCTCAACGACCTCGTCATGTACCACAACTCGCTGCTCCAGGACAGGCTCAACCGCGCCCGCGCCAGGCACGGGCCGGCGGCGAGGATCATGTACGCGGACTACTACGCCTACGCCATGGACATGCTCCGCGACCCGGCGCGCTTCGGCTTCACCGCGGCCGTCGCCGCGTgctgcggcgcgggcggcggcccgTACAACTTCCAGTTGGACGCGCGGTGCGGGATGAAGGGCGCGACCGCGTGTGGCGACCCGTGGAGGCACGAGTCGTGGGACGGCGTGCACCCGACGGAGGCGGTGAACAGGCTCGTCGCCGACGGGTGGCTCAGGGGACCATCCTGCCACCCTCCCATCCTGCAGTAA
- the LOC119341574 gene encoding GDSL esterase/lipase At5g45910-like produces MKHPSFYSRSSLLVASLAIQLITVMASGGGGSSGVTSSSTVAALKNYNAMFTFGDSMDETGNICAASSNKTELDVLTCTRSPYGETYFGRPACRWCDGRVVVDFIAQALGLPFVPPSKAKGKDFRRGVSMAITGGTAMNFSFYKSLGIEDPVWNHGSLDTQIQWFKELMPSICGTERSCKGYLKESLFMFGGYGGNDYNVQLLELGLTPLQAMNYTPKIVTAIANGVEKLIALGAVHVVVPGIFPTGCLPIFLSLFGDAAGETDFDGTGCLKPHNRLTEYHNSLLRKQVDALQRKHHNSTRIMYADYYSLVYQMVQEPEKFGFSKPFEACCGAGGGKYNFDVTARCGMEGATTACRDPSTRLSWDGIHPTEEVNKVIAGALLRGPYCTPPILG; encoded by the exons ATGAAGCACCCAAGCTTCTATTCACGCTCATCGCTGCTCGTGGCTTCCTTAGCCATCCAATTGATCACGGTGATGGCCAGTGGTGGCGGTGGTAGCAGTGGTGTtacgtcatcatcgacggtggcggcgCTCAAGAACTACAATGCCATGTTCACCTTCGGTGATTCGATGGATGAGACCGGCAACATATGCGCCGCCAGCAGCAACAAGACGGAGCTCGACGTGCTCACTTGCACCCGCTCGCCGTATGGCGAGACCTACTTCGGAAGGCCGGCTTGCCGGTGGTGCGACGGCCGCGTGGTTGTTGACTTCATCG CACAAGCACTTGGGCTCCCATTTGTCCCACCATCGAAAGCAAAAGGCAAAGATTTTCGGCGCGGTGTAAGCATGGCCATCACCGGCGGCACGGCCATGAACTTCTCCTTCTACAAATCTCTCGGCATCGAAGATCCAGTATGGAACCATGGCTCACTGGACACGCAGATCCAGTGGTTCAAGGAGTTGATGCCCTCCATATGCGGGACTGAACGAA GTTGCAAAGGATACCTGAAAGAATCATTGTTCATGTTCGGTGGATATGGCGGAAACGATTACAACGTGCAGCTACTTGAACTTGGCTTGACGCCATTGCAGGCGATGAACTACACCCCAAAGATCGTCACTGCCATCGCTAATGGTGTCGAG AAACTGATTGCTCTTGGCGCCGTCCACGTGGTTGTCCCGGGCATCTTCCCGACGGGCTGCCTCCCGATCTTCCTGTCCCTCTTCGGCGACGCCGCCGGCGAGACCGACTTCGACGGCACAGGCTGCCTCAAGCCGCACAACCGCCTGACCGAGTACCACAACTCGTTGCTCCGTAAGCAGGTGGACGCCCTCCAGCGGAAGCATCACAACTCGACGAGGATCATGTACGCCGACTACTACAGCCTCGTGTACCAGATGGTCCAGGAGCCCGAGAAGTTCG GGTTTAGCAAGCCATTCGAGGCGTGCTGCGGGGCTGGAGGGGGGAAGTACAACTTCGACGTCACCGCGAGGTGCGGCATGGAGGGGGCGACCACCGCGTGCCGCGACCCGTCGACGCGGCTGAGCTGGGACGGCATCCACCCGACGGAGGAGGTGAACAAGGTGATCGCCGGCGCATTGCTCAGGGGCCCCTATTGTACCCCTCCGATCCTAGGCTGA